The Campylobacter concisus genome segment GAGCTGGAATTATATACGAGTAATACTTAAAGATAGTTGAAATATTTAGGGAATTTTAGAAAAATTTGTTTGTTACTTTAAAATTTTAAAATATGTATTTTTATTATTAGGTTTAAGGGTTTAGTTTTTGAAGTATAAATTTGGAGAGTTTCTGCTCTCCATCATTTAAACATTAAATTATGTGAACTTTTACACAATGTATATTAATAAGCCGCGATAAGCTCTATTTCCACAAGTGCGTCTTTTGGCAAGGTCTTAACAGCTACTGTACTTCTAGCAGGATAAGGCTCTTTAAAAAATTTAGCATACACAGTATTTACTTTAACAAAATCCGCCATATCTGCTAGAAATATTGTAGTCTTTATGGCATTATCAAAAGTAAGTCCTGCTTCAGTCAAGATATTTTTTAAATTTTCAAGTGATTGCTCAGCTTGGGCCTCTACGCTACTACCTGCAAACTCACCCGCTGGTGTGACACCAAGCTGACCTGAGATAAACAAAAATCCATTTGCGCTAATAGCTTGAGAATATGGCCCAATCGCTTGTGGAGCTTTTTTTGTTGAGATTTGTTTTTTCATATTTTCTCCTTTTGAAATTTTTTAAAATCCTACTATAAATTTTCTAAATTTTTAGTCTCCAAAAGCTATAATGGGCAAAATTTCAAAAGGATGAAGATGCAAAATATACTCGCACCAAATGAGTTTTTAGATGATTATATACTCGGTGCTGAGTTAGCTAAAAATGCTGGCATCTCATCAAATGCTTATCTTTTTTGGAAAAACGTCATAAGTGCTAAATTTGAAAACTCAAGAATAGTTTTTCTTAGAAAAAATAGCGTTCCAGCCAAATTTCAAAACATTATAAAAACCTGCACACCTTTAAATGGACTTATTCCAACAGGCGTATTTTGCTCCTTTACCTCACTTGCTCCTTCTCATCTTGTAGCAAAAAATGGCTCTAAGATCTACGAGCTCTTTAAATTTCATGAGATTTGCGGTATTAAATTTATAGACTTGAAGAAATTTTATGATGATTTTAATCTTAGCTATTCTTATAGAATTTACATTGAAAAGTGTAAATTTTTCTCACCTGCTCCATTTGAAAAACGCATAAAATTAACTGAAACGATGTGTCTTGGATATTATTAAAGTCCGCTAGCTAGCTTGCTAGCGGGATAAATTTATATCTTTTTGTAAGGTGCTTGGCCAACTTCATAGAAGTTATTACCTTCGCAGTCAATGGCAACTATTGCTGGGAAGTCCTCAACTGTAAGCCTAGCAACTGCCTCTGGTCCTAGCTCTGGATAAGCTAGCACTTCATATTTTTTGATACTTTGGCTAATGAGCGCTCCGATGCCGCCGATAGCAACCATATAAACACAGCATGATTTTTTCATAGCCTCGACTACTGCGTCACTCCTGTAGCCTTTACCGATCATACCATTTATACCAACTTCATTTATCATAGTTGGGGTGTATTTATCCATTCTGCCGCTTGTTGTTGGGCCTGCTGCTCCAATAGCTTGATTTGGCTTGGCTGGAGTTGGTCCGACATAGTAGATAGTCTCACCCTTTAGCTCAACTGGTAGCTTTTCACCACGTGCCAATGTTTCAGTAAGTGCCTTATGTGCAGCGTCACGAGCTGCTATGATAGTGCCTGATATTAGGACATTATCCCCTGCTTTTAGGCTTTTTACCACCTCTTTATCAAATGGTACTTTTATTCTTTTTACTTCTGACATTTTCTCTCCTTAAAGCTCGGCATCTGCGTGGCGTGCAGCGTGGCAGTTGATATTTATAGCAACAGGAAGACCTGCTATGTGAGTTGGATACCACTCGACATTTACTTTTACGGCGGTAGTATCACCACCAAGCCCTTGAGGACCAACGCCAGTTTTACAAGCAAGCTCTAGTAGCTCGTCTTCTAATTTGGCATATCTTGGATCAGAATTTTTACTATCGACTGAACGAACTGCTGCTTCTTTTGCCAAAAGTGCTGCCTTATCCATCGTACCACCTATGCCAACGCCTATTGTTAGTGGAGGACAGGCATTTGGTCCAGCGTATTTTACAGCCTCTAAAAAGACTTTTTTTACGCCCTCTATACCATCAGCTGGCACAAGCATTTTTAAAACTGATTTATTCTCACTACCAAAACCTTTTGGAGCTACTTTTATCTTTAGCTTATCTCCTGGCACGATTCTAGTGTGGATGACAGCTGGAGTGTTGTTTGTGGTATTTTTTCTTTCAAAAAGTGGTTCAGCAACGACTGACTTTCTTAGATAGCCTTCAATGTAGCCTTCCGCAATACCCTCATTTATCGCATCTTCAATATATCCACCCTCAATATGCACATCTTGGCCGATCTGTACGAAAACAACCGTCATGCCTGTATCTTGGCATATAGGTGCAACGCCCTCTTCTGCTAGCTTAGCATTTTGTAAAATTTTGCCCAAAATGTCTTTGCCTAGTGACGAGCTTTCATTACTTTGAGCCTTTGTAAAAGCAGCCTTTAAATCTGGCGTCACTACATAACAGGCCTGTTTGCAAAGCTTAGCAACGACTTCTCTTATATCTTTTACATTTATTATTTTCATCTTTACTCCTCGTAAAAAACAATTTTTAATTATATTAACTATATTTAAAATTTAAGATTAAATTTTACTGCTGGATATCTACTCGAAAAATTTATATGAGTTTATTTTGCTTGACTACAACTAGAAGACTTGTCTAAAACAAATTTAATGAAATAAGCGATGGTGAAATTGAGTCTAGCGCATCACAATATTGATAGAAATTTACATAATATGGCTTATTTAAGCCATAAATACATAAATTTAAGATTGAATGCTCTCCTCTTCATTTTTTATCTTTTTTCTAACTTTTACGCGTGAGATACTAGCTCCATCCATCTTTCTTACTTCGTAGTAGCAGTTTTCATCCTCGATCTTATCACCTACAACTGGCAAACGACCGATTAAGTTGAAGACATATCCACCGATTGTAACTTGATCTGTCTCTTCATCGAAGCTTATACCAAGAACCTCTTCTACGCTCTCTAGATCATATCTGCCTTGAAATTCGTAAATATTGTCATTTATCTTTTTGTAGTGTTGATCGACTTCATCGTGCTCGTCATTAAAATCACCAAGCACCTCTTCCATTATATCTTCCATCGTAAGAAGTCCAGCTGTACCGCCATACTCATCGACTACGAGTGCGGCTGAAATTTGCTCTTTATTCATCATTACAAGTACTTTTGATATAGAAAGGCTCTCAGGCACGATGACAAATTTACGAACAATTGAGTCAAAACTCTTCTCTTTATCTTTACTAAAGTGAAGCTGCAAAATATCTCTAATGTGTATCATGCCCAAAATAATATCTTTTGAGCCGTCTATATAAGGAAAGCGAGTATATTTTGACTCAAATACGACTTGCAAATTCTCTTCAAAGCTCTTTTGTTTATTTATGCATATCATATCGCGTCTTGGCGTCATGATCTCTTTTGCGACTGTGTCACTAAAATCGACTGCATTTTTAATGATCTCAGTCTCAAAGCTATCAAGCACACCACCCTTTAAGCTTTCGCCAACGATGATTTTTATCTCTTCTTCAGAGTGTGCTAGTTCATTCTCTTTAGCTGGCTGGATGCCTAAAATTTTAAGTCCAATGGTCGCTAAAATATCAAAAAGCTTAATTACAGGCGAAAATAGCACCCAGAAAAAGTGAAGTGGACGAGCGATTTTTAGTACTGAAGTCTCAGCCTTTGCAATAGCAACTGACTTTGGCACAAGCTCACCCATTACAACGTGAAGTAGTGTAATAAGCGTAAATGCGATCGCAAAACCAACCGTATGAACTAAGATGTCGCTAAAGTTGAAGAAATTTTTAAGTGGTGCTTCTATAAGTCTTGCAACTGCTGGCTCACCGATCCAACCAAGAGCAAGTGAGCTTAGTGTGATGCCAAGCTGAGTAGCACTAAGATAAGTATCAAGCTTGTTTGACATCTCAAAAGCAAGCTGAGCATTTGGCTTTTTCTCTTTGATAAGCTCTTCAAGCCTAGACTTACGAACTTTAACAAGAGAAAATTCTGATAAAACAAAAAATGCGTTTAGCAAAATGAATATAATGGCAAGTATTACCATTAAAAGCGAATTATCGCTACTGGGGTTCAATTATGATCCTTAAGAGTTAAAAATTTTTGCCTGATTATAGCGAATTTATATTTAGCGGTCAAATTATCCGCGCCCAAAAGTAACAACATTTCTTAAATTTAAGATTTATAAAAAGTTCTTAAATCATATTTTGATAACATTATTTTCATCACTAAATTTATGGATTTTACAATGAGCAAAAAGAATTTTTCATCGCGTTGGGCATTTATATTGGCCTGTGTTGGATCAGCAGTTGGCATGGCGAATGTCTGGGGCTTTCCTTATAAACTTGGCACAAATGGCGGTGCAGCGTTTTTACTCATCTATGTTTTTTTCATAGCTCTTTTTTCATATGTTGGTCTAAGTGCGGAGTATGCGATCGGTAGACGTGCAAAAACTGGTACGCTTGGATCATATAAATATGCTTGGCAAAGTAGAAATTTAGGCGTATTTGGCAGTATTATTGGCTGGCTTCCACTTGCTGGCTCACTTTGCATAGCTATTGGCTACGCAGTCATCATCGCTTACGTGCTAAAAGCCCTTACTCAGGCGTTTACTGGCTCATTTATGAGCGTTGATACGAACGTTTGGTTTAACTCATTTGCACTTCAAGATTACTCAGTCTTGCCTTATCATTTTATTATCGTTGTTGGCACGCTTCTTACACTATTTTTTGGGGCAAAAAGTATCGAAAAAACAAATCAAATAATGATGCCACTGTTTTTTGTATTATTTAGCATTTTGGCTATAAATGTCGCGATGCTGCCAAATGCGTTTGATGGGTATAAATTCCTTTTTATCCCTGACTTTAGTAAGCTTGCGGATCCGATGGTATGGGTTTCTGCGATGGGTCAAGCCTTTTTCTCGCTCTCTATCACAGGATCTGGCATGATAGTTTATGGAGCTTACCTTTCAAAAGATGAAGATATCGTTGAAAGTGCTAAAACTACGGCTTTTTTTGATACTATCGCGGCTCTTGTGGCCGCTCTTGTTATGATCCCAGCAGTCTTTGCCTATGCTATGGATCCAGCCGAAGGTCCAAAGCTACTTTTTGTAACGCTTCCAAAAATTTTACAAAATATGATCGGTGGACAAATTTTTGCGATCATACTATTTACCGCAGTCATCTTTGGCGGTATCACTTCGCTTCAGAATATGTTTGAAGTAGTCGCCGAGTCACTAATGCATAAATTTCCGCTCCTTAGTAGATTTTGGACGCTCACACTACTTTGTGCAGTTTGCTTTGGCATAGGAGCATTTATGGAGCCTATTAGCAGTTGGGGGCCTTGGATGGACTTTGTGTCAATCTATATCATCCCAATTGGTGCGGTAATCGGTGCTATTTCTTGGTTTTGGATTATTAAAAAAGATGAAATTTTAGACGAGATAAATTCTGGAGCAAATAAATCTTATGGTAATTTCTGGTATTTTGTAGGCAAATTTATCTACGTTCCGCTAACATTTTTACTTTGTATCATAGCCGTAAGTAAGGGAATTTCTTTTTAAATTTAGCTCGCCGAAAAATGAGCTAAATTTAAAAAATTTTTGAAGTTATCTTAGTTTTTTTGTGCCGATGTAAGTGGCAAAAATTTCTTGTGAGCCATCTTTTTTAAATAAAATAACATCGTATTGCTCGGCTTTACTGCCTTGCTCCATACCTTGGCTCTCCATCGGCATGCCAGGTACTGCGATACCAACTACGTCTTTTGGCTTGAGCTCTAGTAGGCGCTTTACCTCATCGGCCGGAACATGACCTTCTATGATATATCCATCGATAATTGCTGTATGGCAGCTTGAAAGCTCTAGCGGCACGTTAAATTCTTTCTTAACTTTAGCTATATCATCTACTTTTATGACCTCTTCGCTAAATCCAGCTTTCTGCATCGCCTCACCCCAGCTAGTACAGCATCCACAAGTTGGGCTTTTATAGACCTTCATATCAGCTGCGAACGCAAATGTTGCAAAAAAGCCAAGAGCCAAAAATACTAATTTCTTCATCATTTTCCTTTACGTAAAATTTGCAAAATGATATAGCTCGCATTTAAATTTTATATAAATGCTTAATATTGCTTGCTATAATTCGCCAAAATTTACAAAAGGCACTTTATGTTTTCATCATTTTTTAAAGATAAAAAATGGGCACTCTGGGCTTATGGCGGAGCGATATTTATCATCTTGCTTCTTGTCTATCAAACGCACCTAAATGTCCGTATAAACGAGTGGTATAAAAATTTCTACGACATCGTGCAAAACTCAAAAGATCATGATGTAAGTGAGTTTTGGCGAGAAATTTTTAACTTTATAAAAATCGCTATGCCTTACGTCGTGACTTACACCGTGATCTCGTTTTTTGCTAGCCACTGGGTCTTTCGCTGGAGAGAGGCGATGACGTTTAGATATCTAAAATTTTGGCAAAACTGCAAAAGTGACATCGAAGGCAGTTCGCAGCGTATCCAAGAAGATGTCTACCGCTTTGCCAAAATAATGGAAAGCCTTGGCGTGCAGGTTTTAAGGGCGATCATGACGCTGATTGCCTTTATACCAGTACTTTGGGAGCTAAGCAAGAGCGTGAGTTTGCCTTACATCAAAGATATCGAAGGCTCGCTTGTTTATATTGCTTTAATAATTAGCATCGGTGGCCTGATTATTTCGTGGTTTGTGGGCATTAAACTCCCACATATCGAGTATAACAACCAAAAAGCAGAAGCAGCGTTTAGAAAAGAGCTAGTTTATGGCGAGGACGATAAGTCTAAATTTTGCCAGCCAAATGTCATGCTAGAGCTTTTTACGGGCGTAAAGTTAAATTATTACAAACTATTTTTGCACTATGGCTACTTTAACCTTTGGCTCATCTCTTTTTCACAAATTCTTGTCATCGTGCCTTATGTCATCATGGGAAATGGCCTATTTAGCGGCGTCATCACGCTTGGCGTTTTAATCCAAGCTAGCAACGCTTTTTCTCAAGTTAGAGAGAGTTTTAGCGTCTTTATCGACAACTGGACGACAATAACAGAGCTAAGATCTGTAAATAAACGTTTGAGAGAATTTGAGAGAAATATAAACTATAAGGCGTAGGGGTTAAATTTAGGATATAGCGTCTAAATTTTGAATTTATGCGGTCATAAACCAAGTAGCACACTGCATGTGCTTTATCATCAGGCAAGTGTCAGGCAAATTTTAAAATTTATGAGCGAGCATATCACGGCTCTAAATTTAGTGGCGAGTAGCTACGAGACCTAAATTTAGCAGTCTGCTAAGGCGAGTGAATAAGATTTTAAAATTTGCAAAAAAGTAAATTACTATTTTTGATATCACAAAAATTAATTTTTCCCCCTCGTTTAACAATGCATATCCGACTCAGGCTATAATACGCGAAATTTTAGTCCAAAAAGGATAAAAATGAAAAAATTTTTACTTACATTGTTAGCGACTAGTTTGCTCTTCACTGGCTGCTCAAGCGTTACAAAAGCAGGCGTTGTTGGTGCTGATCGTAAGCAATTTATGCTAGTCTCATCAGAAGCTATGGAGCAAAGCTCAGCCCAAGCCTATGTCAAGACGCTAACAGCTGCTAGAAGTAAAGGCGAGCTAAATGTTGATCCGATCCTTACAAAAAGAGTTCAAGATATCGCTAAAAGGCTCATCGCCCAAACTGGCGTTTTTAGGGATGATGCTCTAAAATGGAAGTGGCAAGTAAACGTCATTAATGAAGATACGCTAAATGCTTGGTGTATGCCAGGTGGCAGGATAGTCGTTTATAGTGGCATTATAAAAAGGCTAAATTTAACAGATGCGCAGCTAGCTGCGGTCATGGGACACGAGATCGCACACGCTCTTAGGGAGCACAGCAGAGAGCAAGCAAGTGCTGATCAGATGAAAAGTATCGGTATCTTTGCAATAGCCACAGCTACTGGCCTTGGCGATCTTGGAGCTAATGCTCTAAATTTAGCTAGCGAATACACCATATCTCTGCCGTTTTCTCGCTCGCATGAGACCGAGGCTGATCACATCGGTACTGAGCTAATGGCAAGAGCTGGATACGATCCAAAAGAAGCGGTCGAAGTCTGGGTAAAAATGAGCAAGATGAGTGGCGGAAAGGTGCCTGAAATTTTAAGTACTCACCCATCAAATGAGAGCAGGATCAAGGACTTAAAAGAGATCGCAGCAAAGCTTGAGCCGATCTATCAAGCAGCCAAAAAAGGCTAGGCTTTAAAAAAATTTGAGCGATCTTGATGGTTGCTCAAAATTTATAACTAGTACATTTTAAAAAACTACGACTGCTGATATTCGGCTAGTTAGCAAGGGTCTTGGTTTAAAGCCAATAATAACTCTCGCCAAATCTTTCTCTATAAAGAAAATGATAAAATTTTAGGCTACTGCTTACTGAGTGACTTTAATCCAAAAGTCGCTTACGATATAAGCGTAGAGATAAGCATCTATGTCGCTAAAAAGGCTCTTAAATGGGGTATCGGCAAACAGCTTTTAGCCCACAGCCTAAATGAAACTAGAGAGCTAAATTTAAAGAATATCATCACTTTAATATTTATTGAGAATAAAGCAAGTCCTAGGATATTTTTAAAATTTGGCTTTGAAAAATGGGGCGAACTGCCTGGCGTTTGCCTGATGGACGGCGAGTATAAAGATGTCGTTATCTTGGGGCTAAAGCTCTAAAAGCCAAGCATTAAGCAAATAAAGATATAATCACCTTCATCTTGGGTAGATGTCCGAGCGGTTTAAGGAGCACGCCTGGAACGCGTGTGTGGGGCAACTCACCGAGAGTTCGAATCTCTCTCTACCCGCCATAAAACTATCTATAACTTAAAGTCTACTGACCTTTATTTTTATTGCTTAAAACATTGGCACTAAGCAAAAAACTACTTTATAAAACTTGCCAATTATCTTTTACTTTGCCATATAACTAACATTAAATTTTGCTCCATTTCAGGGACAAATTTGCATAGAACGCTTAAATTTAGATTCTATTTGCCTTATCGACAGCTACGAACGCCCAGTGCATAAATTCTTGCTTTGGTTTGTATTTGCCGCTGTTAAAATACTCCGCTAGCCGCGCCTCCTCCGTTTCGCTTAGCTCGCCGCCAAGCCCCCAGCGCGTCTTTTGTATGAGCTCCTGCGCGCTTGCTGGCATAGGGCTTAGGCTTAGCGGCGATGATGGCAAGATAAGGGGCAAATTTAAACTAAATGAGCCAAAGCTAAGCGTTGCTAAGCTCATAGAGCTTCCATTTATCGAGGCGGTTTTGGACGAGAATTTTAAAGAGCTATCGAAAGATGAGATGATAAATTTAGATGGCACTTTAAAGCCTATATTTTGGCATCACAAGGC includes the following:
- a CDS encoding RidA family protein, with translation MKKQISTKKAPQAIGPYSQAISANGFLFISGQLGVTPAGEFAGSSVEAQAEQSLENLKNILTEAGLTFDNAIKTTIFLADMADFVKVNTVYAKFFKEPYPARSTVAVKTLPKDALVEIELIAAY
- a CDS encoding cysteine permease, with translation MQNILAPNEFLDDYILGAELAKNAGISSNAYLFWKNVISAKFENSRIVFLRKNSVPAKFQNIIKTCTPLNGLIPTGVFCSFTSLAPSHLVAKNGSKIYELFKFHEICGIKFIDLKKFYDDFNLSYSYRIYIEKCKFFSPAPFEKRIKLTETMCLGYY
- a CDS encoding Fe-S-containing hydro-lyase — encoded protein: MSEVKRIKVPFDKEVVKSLKAGDNVLISGTIIAARDAAHKALTETLARGEKLPVELKGETIYYVGPTPAKPNQAIGAAGPTTSGRMDKYTPTMINEVGINGMIGKGYRSDAVVEAMKKSCCVYMVAIGGIGALISQSIKKYEVLAYPELGPEAVARLTVEDFPAIVAIDCEGNNFYEVGQAPYKKI
- a CDS encoding fumarate hydratase, which produces MKIINVKDIREVVAKLCKQACYVVTPDLKAAFTKAQSNESSSLGKDILGKILQNAKLAEEGVAPICQDTGMTVVFVQIGQDVHIEGGYIEDAINEGIAEGYIEGYLRKSVVAEPLFERKNTTNNTPAVIHTRIVPGDKLKIKVAPKGFGSENKSVLKMLVPADGIEGVKKVFLEAVKYAGPNACPPLTIGVGIGGTMDKAALLAKEAAVRSVDSKNSDPRYAKLEDELLELACKTGVGPQGLGGDTTAVKVNVEWYPTHIAGLPVAININCHAARHADAEL
- a CDS encoding hemolysin family protein: MVILAIIFILLNAFFVLSEFSLVKVRKSRLEELIKEKKPNAQLAFEMSNKLDTYLSATQLGITLSSLALGWIGEPAVARLIEAPLKNFFNFSDILVHTVGFAIAFTLITLLHVVMGELVPKSVAIAKAETSVLKIARPLHFFWVLFSPVIKLFDILATIGLKILGIQPAKENELAHSEEEIKIIVGESLKGGVLDSFETEIIKNAVDFSDTVAKEIMTPRRDMICINKQKSFEENLQVVFESKYTRFPYIDGSKDIILGMIHIRDILQLHFSKDKEKSFDSIVRKFVIVPESLSISKVLVMMNKEQISAALVVDEYGGTAGLLTMEDIMEEVLGDFNDEHDEVDQHYKKINDNIYEFQGRYDLESVEEVLGISFDEETDQVTIGGYVFNLIGRLPVVGDKIEDENCYYEVRKMDGASISRVKVRKKIKNEEESIQS
- a CDS encoding sodium-dependent transporter, translated to MSKKNFSSRWAFILACVGSAVGMANVWGFPYKLGTNGGAAFLLIYVFFIALFSYVGLSAEYAIGRRAKTGTLGSYKYAWQSRNLGVFGSIIGWLPLAGSLCIAIGYAVIIAYVLKALTQAFTGSFMSVDTNVWFNSFALQDYSVLPYHFIIVVGTLLTLFFGAKSIEKTNQIMMPLFFVLFSILAINVAMLPNAFDGYKFLFIPDFSKLADPMVWVSAMGQAFFSLSITGSGMIVYGAYLSKDEDIVESAKTTAFFDTIAALVAALVMIPAVFAYAMDPAEGPKLLFVTLPKILQNMIGGQIFAIILFTAVIFGGITSLQNMFEVVAESLMHKFPLLSRFWTLTLLCAVCFGIGAFMEPISSWGPWMDFVSIYIIPIGAVIGAISWFWIIKKDEILDEINSGANKSYGNFWYFVGKFIYVPLTFLLCIIAVSKGISF
- a CDS encoding DUF411 domain-containing protein, with product MKKLVFLALGFFATFAFAADMKVYKSPTCGCCTSWGEAMQKAGFSEEVIKVDDIAKVKKEFNVPLELSSCHTAIIDGYIIEGHVPADEVKRLLELKPKDVVGIAVPGMPMESQGMEQGSKAEQYDVILFKKDGSQEIFATYIGTKKLR
- a CDS encoding putative transporter produces the protein MFSSFFKDKKWALWAYGGAIFIILLLVYQTHLNVRINEWYKNFYDIVQNSKDHDVSEFWREIFNFIKIAMPYVVTYTVISFFASHWVFRWREAMTFRYLKFWQNCKSDIEGSSQRIQEDVYRFAKIMESLGVQVLRAIMTLIAFIPVLWELSKSVSLPYIKDIEGSLVYIALIISIGGLIISWFVGIKLPHIEYNNQKAEAAFRKELVYGEDDKSKFCQPNVMLELFTGVKLNYYKLFLHYGYFNLWLISFSQILVIVPYVIMGNGLFSGVITLGVLIQASNAFSQVRESFSVFIDNWTTITELRSVNKRLREFERNINYKA
- a CDS encoding M48 family metallopeptidase — translated: MKKFLLTLLATSLLFTGCSSVTKAGVVGADRKQFMLVSSEAMEQSSAQAYVKTLTAARSKGELNVDPILTKRVQDIAKRLIAQTGVFRDDALKWKWQVNVINEDTLNAWCMPGGRIVVYSGIIKRLNLTDAQLAAVMGHEIAHALREHSREQASADQMKSIGIFAIATATGLGDLGANALNLASEYTISLPFSRSHETEADHIGTELMARAGYDPKEAVEVWVKMSKMSGGKVPEILSTHPSNESRIKDLKEIAAKLEPIYQAAKKG